A window of Thermodesulfobacteriota bacterium genomic DNA:
GGGCCAGAAGCTCAAGCGCCTGGCGCTCGCCTTCATCGACCCGAGCCTCGGGGGCACGGGCTACCTTCGGCGCATCGCCGACGAGATGCACCTCGTCGCCCGGCGGGCGCTCGACCACCTGGACCACAAGGAGTGCGAGACCGCGTGTTACCGCTGTCTCAAGAGCTACGTGAACCAACGAAACCACGAGCATCTGCGCTGGCCGCTGGCCGTGCCCGCTCTGGAAGCCTTGGCCGGGGACGCGCCAGAGCCTCGGCCAGGGCAACTCGGCGACATCGACGACCCGAAGCCGTGGCTCGAAGCCTATGCTGCCGGGGTCGGCTCACCCCTGGAGCTCAAGTTCTGGAAGCTCTTCGAGGCCCACGGCTTCCACCCGGAGAAGCAGGTCCCGGTCGCTCCGAGTGACGGCGAAGCTGCGATTTCCATCGCCGACTTCGCCGTACCTGAGAGACGGCTCGCGATCTACGTGGACGGTGCGGCCTTCCACGTGGGCGCGAACCTGCGGCGGGATCGGGCGATCCGGGAGAGGCTGAGGAATGGCGCGCCGGGGTGGACGGTGGTGGAGTTGAGGGCGAAGGATCTCGCGGACGTGGTGGGCCTTGTTGGGGGTCTCACAGGTGCAATTGCTTCTTGACGGGCTGCCGAGCGCCGTATTGGACAGATCCAAACCGATGAGGTTCCGCCCAATCCAGCCGAAACGCGGGGCACCTCGGGCCCCTTCCCCACACGAAACAGCAAATTGGCATCGTTGGACCCACCCTTCTCCGGAGGATAGGCCGTGGCCAACACTACGCCGACCAAGAACACGAATTTCAGGGTGCGAAACATCGCCAACACGACCAACGTGTGTCAAGGGGGGGAGAAATGGAAACGTGTCTGTCGCTGTGGCAGTTGGATCAACCACTGGAGGACGGGTGTGCTTCTATACTTTCCCAACATACACCCAGACGTCTTCCTAAATCCGACCTGTTACGTTAGAGGATGCAGTAACCCGTGGAAGGTCGGGGCCCATGTGCTAGAAGTAGACGGGAGATCTACACAGTATTGGAAGATTGTCCCATTCTGTAAGACTCACAACAACCGTTCGTTCACTATGGATGTGTTTCTACGCAAGGACGCAATCCTCGTTCCAGCGTCTCAGCAAGATACCTGCTCCGACGGCCGTGGTTGGAAAGAAGCATTGTCCGTCGTCAAGATCATGTTGGGAGTGTCCCGGTGACGGCCAAGGCGAAGATTCGGGAGTCAGGAGGTGCGCCATCGAACCTTCTCGAGTTGGGAGGACGAGTGGACCAGGAGGAGGACTTCGTCGGTTCTCGGGCTGTGGTTTAGGACGACGAAGAAGTGCGGCGTGTCGCCCGTGTGCGACTCCTCAGCAAAGTAGAAGACCGACCCGGGCCGGAGGGTGGCCCCGACGCGGATCTCGGGGGGGATGAAGATCATGCTACCTCGCCCAGAGGGACCGGACGCGCGCCTTCTCCTCGGCCGCTTCCCGTGCCGCGACCTTCTCCTCCGCGGACACGGCTTCGCCGAAGATGTCCCGTTGCCCTGTCAGGGACAGCAAGGGATGCCTTGGGTCGGCATCCAGGAAGAAGTCGGCGTACTCCATCCGTGCACGCCGGCAATCGCCGTGAGTCAACCCAGCCCCGTGCTTCTCCCACTCGGGATAGGCGTGGGTCAGGTTGACCAGGTCCCACTCGCTCAGCGCCCCGAAGGCCCGCCACGCGAACCGGAGGGCCTCCAGGTCCGAGTCTGAGAAGACATCCTCTTCGACGGGAGAGGCCGAGGCGAGGAAGAGCTTGTCCTCGGAGGTCGCCAGGAACCGGTCGGCGTACTCGCGCTCGCAGTCGTCGAGCCAGGCGTTCTTGTCGGCCAGATCCTTGGCCATCGATGCCACCGGCCCCTGTTTCATGGCGAAGTACTCGTCGCCGATGACGGGCCTGCCGTACTTGCGCAAGTGATACCGGTCGGCGAGGAAGACGAGCTTGAGCGCCTTCATCTTGTTGATCTCGCCGCCATTCATGAGGGCGAGGAAGTTAAGGGCCTGGGTGGCCTTCTCGTGGTTGGGATCGAAATGTAGGCACATGGCACGTCCGCCTGGTCCTGCGATGTTGGCGAGGTCGTCTGGCAACACGTGACGTATCGCCAAGGGCGAACAGAAGCTTAATCGACTTGCACCGCTTGGGCAAGGCGCCGACCTTGGCGGCCGAGTCTGTCCGGGGGGACGTCTGTCCGGGGGAACGTAGCTCGTTTGACAGTTTGGCTCTGAGAGATAGCCTCCGGGCCCATGCCGAGGCACAGGCGCTGGCGCCGTAATCTCCTCGGACCCGCGCTCCCTGCGGTCGACAGAGCACCGCCGCCATGGTGCCACGCCCTCGTTTGCGCCTCACAACCCATTGAGATCATGGACCTTTCAAAGACAAACCGTTGAAGACGGGTCAGACGTGCGGCTTCCGAAGAACGAGGACCGGGAGACCGAAGAGCCCGAGGAAAGGGCTCCGGCGCGGCGCGCGGGCCCCTGCGGGGCCCGTGCTCGTCCGCCGGCGGCCCCTGAAAGCCAACGACCCGAAAGCCCAAAGATGAGGTAGAATCATGAGCACAATCCAGGCCCGAAGGAGCCACGACATGCGAAGTGCCAGAGAGGAAGCTCTCGAAAGCATCTCCCGAATGCCCGACACGGCCACCATGGATGACATCATGTACCGGCTCTACGTCCTCGATAAGATCCGGATCGGGCTGGAGGCCGCCGAGCGCGGAGACGTGATCTCCAACGAGGATCTCAAGCAGGAGATGGAGACGTGGTAGTTTGGACGGGCCCCGCCAGACGGGACCTCCGCCAGATCCACGACTACATAGCGAAGGATTCCAAGTACTACGCCAAGAAAGTAGCCGCGGAGCTCCGAGAGGCCACTGACAAACTGGTCTCTCACCCGATGATCGGCCGCGTGGTTCCTGAGAGCGATAACGAGAACGTCCGAGAGCTCTTCCTCTACTCGTACCGGATCATCTATCAGGTCATTGCGAAAAACGTGAGAATCCTGGCCGTCATCCACCAGAAACAAGACATCCCCTCTATCCACTCAGAACTGCTCCAGAAAGCGCCGACAGAGTAAGCTCCTCCGCAAGGGCTCCTGTCGGCTTCGCCCGCCTCCGCCCCTCGACCGCGGCGGCCCTCCCATCCGTCCGGGTAGTCCGGTCCGTCCGTTCGCGGGGTCGAGGGGGGGTCGAGGGGGGTCGCGTCTACACTCTGCACTTCCTGGCCCTCCCGCCCAACCTGGACGCCGAAATGGGATGAAGTTGGACGTGGGGACTGGCAACTTTGTCAGGTCACCAGCAACCCCTACGCGGATTCCCGTGCCGTCGAATTGACCAAATGCGACTTCGTTACTGGCGGCCTCCAAAGAACGAGCTACGCAAGCCCGGGGAAGCTCTTCACGGCGAACGAGACGCTCTTTCAGGCGGTACTTGGAGAGGTCACGAGGGTCTTGCACGTCAAGCTTCTGGACAGCGTGATGGGGCTACTGAAAGCGGCCCTCCCTGCACCATGACCCCCTCGCTGTCCTTCCGGTCGCCGGCCTCGGCGATCCGGGCCTTGGGGCTCTCCAGGTACTCGACGCACAGGCCAGAAGGCCCCCTGCCCGCCGGGCACGAACTGCCGGTCAACCCGCAGCACCCGCACCTCGCGCAAGACGGGGTTCCTCTCCTCCTCCGTGTCGGCACAGCCGCCGGCCGGCACCCGAAACACCCGGTACGGCATCGACTGCTCCGCCCTGCGGTTGGTGGGTCCGCTTCGCTTGACCCACCAACTACTCCTGCTCCTCTTCGCCACCCCCCGGGCCACCCTCAAGTTCCGCAACCTGGCCGCCGACCCGCGGGCCGCGGTCCTGGTCGACGACCGAAACGAGGGACACGGCGCCCTGGGGGCCGCGGCGGCGGCCACGGCCGCGGGGCGGGCCGAAGAAGTACCCGAAGCCGAACGGGAGTCCTTCCGGCGCGCCTACCTCGCCCGCCACCCCCACCTGGCGGCCTTCCTGGACGACCCCGACTGCGCCCTGCTGCGCCT
This region includes:
- a CDS encoding Panacea domain-containing protein, with product MCLHFDPNHEKATQALNFLALMNGGEINKMKALKLVFLADRYHLRKYGRPVIGDEYFAMKQGPVASMAKDLADKNAWLDDCEREYADRFLATSEDKLFLASASPVEEDVFSDSDLEALRFAWRAFGALSEWDLVNLTHAYPEWEKHGAGLTHGDCRRARMEYADFFLDADPRHPLLSLTGQRDIFGEAVSAEEKVAAREAAEEKARVRSLWAR
- a CDS encoding type II toxin-antitoxin system RelE/ParE family toxin, translated to MVVWTGPARRDLRQIHDYIAKDSKYYAKKVAAELREATDKLVSHPMIGRVVPESDNENVRELFLYSYRIIYQVIAKNVRILAVIHQKQDIPSIHSELLQKAPTE